The Variovorax paradoxus B4 genome includes a region encoding these proteins:
- a CDS encoding helix-turn-helix domain-containing protein, producing the protein MQKQVTRRGRPLGATTFEAEPALAFGAVVRALRTADGIGQEALAHQAGIERSHMGKIERGEHMPTLAMILRIANALGRTAGELLLETESVLTEQQNARQQSQATDS; encoded by the coding sequence ATGCAGAAGCAAGTCACTCGGAGAGGAAGGCCACTTGGGGCAACAACATTTGAGGCCGAGCCCGCTCTTGCATTTGGCGCCGTCGTGAGAGCGCTGCGAACGGCAGATGGCATCGGACAGGAAGCATTGGCCCACCAGGCAGGCATCGAACGGTCGCACATGGGGAAAATCGAGCGTGGTGAACACATGCCAACACTCGCCATGATCCTGCGCATCGCGAACGCTCTCGGTCGTACTGCTGGCGAACTGCTGCTCGAGACCGAGTCCGTTTTGACCGAGCAGCAAAATGCGCGGCAGCAGTCGCAAGCAACGGACTCTTAA
- a CDS encoding helix-turn-helix domain-containing protein yields the protein MSAARIGAQVRALRMAAEMSAGSLAKASGISASMLSRIERGLVSPSVETLERVAQGLHVPVSRFFGDQARRTDFSHVRAGKGVVVDRLGAVADYRYELLGHLLSGNLFVEPYLVTLLPGADPYVTFQHPGLKFLHFLSGEVTYRYGTKSVVVGAGDSLLFEATALHGIEAIQTQPVSYLSVVFTLRE from the coding sequence ATGTCCGCGGCGCGCATCGGTGCGCAGGTGAGGGCGCTTCGCATGGCGGCTGAGATGTCGGCTGGTTCGCTGGCGAAGGCCTCGGGGATTTCTGCCTCGATGCTTTCGCGCATCGAGCGTGGTCTGGTGTCACCGTCCGTGGAGACTTTGGAGCGCGTCGCGCAGGGGTTGCATGTGCCGGTGTCGCGCTTCTTCGGAGATCAGGCGCGCCGCACGGACTTCTCTCATGTGCGTGCGGGGAAGGGCGTTGTTGTCGATCGCCTCGGTGCCGTGGCGGACTACCGTTATGAGCTGTTGGGCCATCTGCTGTCGGGCAATCTGTTCGTCGAGCCCTACCTGGTCACGCTGCTGCCCGGCGCCGATCCCTATGTGACCTTCCAGCATCCCGGCCTCAAGTTCCTGCACTTCCTGTCCGGGGAGGTCACCTACCGCTATGGCACGAAGTCGGTTGTGGTGGGGGCAGGCGACTCGCTGCTGTTCGAAGCGACCGCACTGCATGGGATCGAGGCCATTCAGACCCAGCCGGTCTCTTACCTGTCAGTGGTGTTCACGCTGCGAGAGTAG
- a CDS encoding PDDEXK nuclease domain-containing protein, which yields MPSSTALTPFDYPGFVADLKRRIDGARLSAARAVNRELVGLYWDIGQAIREQQTRRGWGDAVVDRLARDLKASFAGTAGFSAASLWRMRQFHETYTTPEFLAQLVRESGRDTPRPRGSRALAAARQSELAQAVREMVEAVPWGHHVNLLSKLDDPAQRLFYLKATARFGWSRNVLLNQIKAQAYERSLAEGKLHNFALALPGQLAEQAEEALKSSYNLEFLGIRREIRERELEDHLIDRLRDFILELGYGFCFVGRQYRLTLGRKEYFIDLLFYHRFLKALVAIELKIGPFEPEFAGKMDFYLNLLNEKERASDDAPSIGIILCAEKDNLEVEFALKSKSNPIGVAEYQLQGRLPAEMKGKLPTARQLQEVLRDGYPRAVTPDRPIR from the coding sequence GTGCCATCCTCCACCGCGCTCACCCCGTTCGACTACCCCGGCTTCGTCGCGGATTTGAAACGCCGCATCGACGGTGCGCGGCTGTCGGCCGCGCGCGCCGTCAACCGCGAACTGGTGGGCCTGTACTGGGACATCGGGCAAGCCATCCGTGAGCAGCAGACACGCCGCGGATGGGGCGACGCAGTAGTCGATCGGCTCGCGCGCGACCTCAAGGCTTCCTTCGCAGGGACGGCAGGGTTTTCCGCTGCAAGCCTCTGGCGCATGCGCCAGTTCCACGAGACCTACACCACGCCGGAGTTTCTCGCACAGCTTGTGCGAGAAAGCGGGCGCGACACGCCGCGCCCCCGGGGATCCAGAGCGCTGGCGGCCGCCCGCCAGTCAGAACTCGCACAGGCTGTGCGAGAAATGGTAGAGGCCGTGCCATGGGGCCACCATGTCAACCTGCTGTCCAAACTCGACGATCCGGCCCAGCGCCTGTTCTACCTGAAGGCCACGGCGCGCTTCGGCTGGAGCCGCAACGTACTGCTCAATCAGATCAAGGCGCAGGCCTACGAGCGCTCTCTGGCCGAGGGCAAGTTGCACAACTTCGCGCTGGCGTTGCCCGGTCAACTGGCCGAGCAGGCCGAAGAGGCGCTCAAGAGCAGCTACAACCTGGAATTCCTCGGCATCCGGCGCGAGATCCGCGAGCGCGAACTCGAGGACCACCTGATCGACCGGCTGCGCGACTTCATCCTCGAGTTGGGCTACGGCTTCTGCTTCGTCGGGCGCCAATACCGGCTCACGCTCGGGCGCAAGGAGTACTTCATCGACCTGCTCTTCTATCACCGCTTCCTCAAAGCGCTGGTGGCGATCGAGCTGAAGATCGGCCCCTTCGAGCCGGAGTTCGCGGGCAAGATGGACTTCTACCTCAACCTCCTCAACGAGAAGGAGCGCGCGAGCGACGACGCCCCGTCCATCGGGATCATTCTGTGCGCCGAGAAGGACAACCTCGAGGTGGAGTTCGCACTCAAGAGCAAGTCCAACCCGATCGGAGTGGCCGAGTACCAACTCCAGGGCAGGCTGCCGGCCGAGATGAAGGGCAAGTTGCCCACTGCCCGCCAGCTGCAGGAGGTCCTGCGGGACGGCTACCCACGCGCGGTGACCCCGGACCGTCCCATCCGGTAA